ACCGCATCAGCAGCGGGCACCAAGGCAAAGCGAGGCTGACGACGCCCAACATGATCCACGCCCTGCTCTTTGATCTCGACGGCACCCTGCTGGCGTCCGACCCGCTGCACGCAGAGGCCTTTATCGCGCTCTTTGCCGAGCATGGCCGCACCATCGATACCGCGTTCTACAATGCGCGCATCCACGGTCGCCTGAACGCCGAGATCTTCGCGGAATTCTTCCCCGATGCCGACGGTGCCGCCATGGCCGAGGCCAAGGAGGCCGCATTTCGCGATCTCTTGGGCCCCTCGGCATCGCCGATGCCCGGGCTCACAGCCCTTCTGGACCGCGCCGACGCACAAGGCTGGCGCACCGCAGTCGTAACCAACGCGCCCCGAATCAACGCAGAATTCATG
The Dinoroseobacter shibae DFL 12 = DSM 16493 genome window above contains:
- a CDS encoding HAD family hydrolase produces the protein MIHALLFDLDGTLLASDPLHAEAFIALFAEHGRTIDTAFYNARIHGRLNAEIFAEFFPDADGAAMAEAKEAAFRDLLGPSASPMPGLTALLDRADAQGWRTAVVTNAPRINAEFMLKAIGLADRFDTVVVSDECAAGKPDPAPYREALRRLDCAPRAARAFEDSPSGIRSAVAAGITTLGLRSSLPDIALRAAGAAASLADFTDPTLEPYLQRQSGADP